tcaAATTGTTAGTCAAAAAATGAAATATTCCCATTCTTTTTCACTCTTTCTTGCAATTCCTTCTCTTTTTTCTGGATGCACTCCAAATTTGAACCTCACAATCACTGAATCACCTCAGGAGGTAAACTAGGTAAATAGTGTACCATAGGAGGAACCCCAACCATTTTCACACCTAGGACCTAGCTTTAACTTAAAGGAAGAGAAACCATATTTGTCAAACAATATAAACTAAAACACCTGGCTTCCATCCCCATgaaaccaaaaataaataaaaaacaactaCTGATTCAAATGTTGTGAACAGTAACTGGTTCTGGTTCTCCTCATCTCTTCCTTGGCcgctaattcttttttttttttcttacataAACTGGGAATCTTTGCAATTGGCAAATAAGTACTCATAAtgaacagaagaaaaaaaaatagaaattaaaaattCCTGATCCAACCTATCATGCTCAGAGAGGCATCAAGAAGCACAAGTCAGTATGTGGGACTTGAACTGGTCCAGCTCCGCTAGGACCTCTTCCTCCGGTCGGTATATCAAATCAATCATCCGCCATATCTGTGCAGAGACAAAACAATAGCCATTTGCTAAGATCAAAAGATACAAACCACATTCAAAGAATTGATCGATTCTCTATCTATAATACTCTCCAAGCACATTTAAGCTTCCCTATTACTTAAATGGAAGAAGTGTTCACTTGTCCTTTTCATCACCTAATGGGGAAAATGAGTATTATCAGTACTAGATATGATAGCTTATTCTGTACCTGAAGTGTACCACCTCCTCCAGTGCTTTCACAATCATCAGACACGCTAACGATCGTCCATGGATCAGATACATTCCAGTGAAAATCAACTACCTTGTCCCTGCAATATATTAGAAGTAAACACCACAAATGAAAATATGGAGCAGATATAGAAGATGGCAGTTACTGGCCCAAAACTCATAGGTAGCATCATATAGTTATCCCAATGGTTCTTTGAAAGGAGGAAAAAAATAAAAGCTAGTATGAATAACAATAAGTtgacttgaaaaaaaaatataaactttcaAAACTTATGCATGGTCACGGACAAACCACAACTTATCACTCGCGTAACACACATACCTATGACCAGCGTGCCTGAAAAACAAGCCTGCAGGAGCATTTGGCAACTTTGATCCAGCAGAATTTTGCTTTTTGCCAATCTGGAATAAATAAAATTAGTCTTTCATATTGATGATagaactaataataataattaaagaaaacCTGTAATTCTTGAAGTTCTATAACCCTTTCTAACTATTTTTGCTTTGTTAATAATTGTGCCCTTCTATATTCTCATTCAAATTAAACCCCATTCTAGAATTGGCAAACGCATTATCTCTTATAAATGACGGCTAGTACATACAATGGGCAACACCAATCGAATAGTATTTATATGATATAACAATGTCTACACAAGTGCAAAAGACTGGTTGGGGTAAGACAAGTGGTTATCAGAACCATGATATTGCAGTTAGGCTAAACATTATCAAATGCTTGCCTACAATAAAGGAAAGGGGCATCCCTCAAGACTACTGGAAACAAATACAGTAAACACCTATAGCATCAAACCTTCTCATGATCCCATATATTTAAAATCCCGTCCTCAGCAGAACTTCCAAAAACGGATGACTTGTCTGGAGACCACTGgaaacacatacatatatatttgttATGGTGAAACAACAAACCACAAACATCATTTTATAAGAtgtaaaagaaaattttaaatacTATATGAATAAATTATAGACAAAAAAAATTATGGTTACCTGCACACAGAGGACAGCTGCATTATGACCCTCAAATTTATGGACTGGTGATCCAACACCACCAGAAGTGAGATTACGACGGTCAAACATTCGGATAGTGTTATCAGCAGATCTGAGTTTAAAGAACAGTGAAACATTCAAAACAACATAAGAATATGAAGCTTGCATTAGATAAAAGTTAGCCacacacaaatttttttttaaaaaaggttatttcaaattgaaattgaaaaaaaaaaatgacattatCAACATGTTGCAGTGTATATAAccgtaaaaagaaaaaatataccCTGTTAGAATTAGATTGACATCATGAGGGTTCCAATCAACGCAATGAAGATCAGCATCATGAGCTttttcgacctgcccattttttttttggaagaaaaaaaaaacatacaagcaACATGATTAACAGCAATGCCAAGCAACACCAGGAATGAGAAGTATGCATCTCTCAAAACAGAATCAATTCGTACAAAAACACTAATActgaaaaacaagaaaaaaaataaaagactaTTAGAGAAAAAGGTTGAACATAAATATTCATTTCAGCAATTCTTCGTGACGTATAGAACAGTTGATTTAAAAATTGTTATgtgaatatttaaaaataaatataacaaaaagCCAATATAAACCATCTATGTCACTGTTATAAAAATAAACATGCCTGGAATAAGCTATGAAATGACTGGACTTGTATAAAATTGCAATGGGAATGACTAGTAAGATTACATGAGTTCATGTTAGCTATGCGGTCATGCGCATTATCATATGCCTTCAATGTGGCAATAAAATCACAAATATTTTGCATGTTACTGTTTCAAATAAAAATTTACAATTCCAAGTCTAAAATCTTGAATAATTTTGTCATAAAATTAGAAGTCGTCTCAGTAATCTACCTTCCAATATCATTGTcatcttattattattactatttttttatttttaaaaagaaaaacagagtagaTTAAATACTATGTATCATCATCatcagaaaaatagatatatataaatagtaaGTAAAATGCCAAATAATCAAAGCAAAGAATTATACCTTCACAGAGGGAGTAGAGCCGGATCTAGCATCCCATAGTATGAGGCAGCAATCATCACCTACGCTACAGAACTCCTGAGGACTTCAACACAATCAACAAACAAATATATCACATTTAAGAATTTTGAAGACATTAATGTTTTGTAATGGACACTGTTTAGGTGATAATCTAAAATGAGATACTTCTTGAAAAAAGAGGGGGAGGAGAATGAGTAGGGAGGAAAAAGCATCATCATTAATCTAAATTTTAATCACCAAGAGGACTTCCAGTTTCAACTTATTCTATGTGTGAAAACAGTTGAGCTGTGTCAGCTACCAACGGAAAATAGCTACCTTGATGGGCAAAACTGCACATCCTCTACAGTATCATCATGCCCTAGGTAGACACCTCGTGGCCCAATAGAAGGGCTATCTGTAGGTTTATAATTACTCCCACCAGCTTTAGAGCCATGTTTAGCATTGGTTCCACCAGATCCTGGAGATTTAGTGGCTACTGAGTCTGACCCTAACGTTGAGATATGATCATGAATGCTCCACAAAACTACCGACTTATCCTTGCCTGTCAAAATATTCTTTCCAATCAGAATCACATTTAAGAAGAAATAGATATTGAGATTAAAGTTTTAGCAGTCAAGCACAATCAACTAACATTTCCAATCATTTGTACAATTCAATTCAATTTTAATTCAAATATAACAGTATATATCAAAATATCAGTATCATTTCCTAACTAAAGAAGGGAAGGGAGAAAATATCAGTTACATGAGTAAGTAGAGCCCTATTTAACAGTTTAATGATAACGAATCGACTATAGACACAATAGCATACAAAATATCCTTCATTTACAACTTCACCAATGACCAAACATTACGTTGTTTGTGACTATATTAGGGATTCAATTACAACGTACATCATAGCAAGAAACTCTAACCTCCAGAAAGTACAAAAGGTTCAGTAGGGCACATAGCAAGTGCAAATTCAGCATTATCTTGATGCCCAGTTAGTAGCTGCAACATAGCAAAACGTAAATAAATAAACGCCTACCTGAGAAAAGGGGAGCATATGTGAATAAATAATATAGCTATTGATATGAATGAACACTGAATGAAGTATCCATGAGGAGTAATGAATCTGAATCAGTAGAtaaactaatataaatatatatatatatgataatagaATTTGAAAACATAGTGCACCAAATCAGGACGAGAATTTGACGCTCCCAGCACAGCATGGCGATTAGGCTGAGCCTCCACATCCCAAATGAAGACCTGTTTTACAATTTAAAAACCACTAACCCACATTGAGTTTCTATAAAATATAAAGTTCAAAATTTATAAGACAGCCACTTCCTATATTTGAATGAAACTCATGACATTAGTTCTTACATCAGGACTATCAGTATGCGTAGCCACTATCTTACTGTTCTGTGGTAGCTCCCTGATTCTGTTTACCTACAAATCATAATATATTAAACATTATTCACAATAAAATTGCAGTTAGACCTTCACTTAATGCAAATATCAGCTGAGACATATCTCGGAGACTCAGACAGCCTTTTCGAGAAAAGACGTAGATTGATTTTTCCCTTATCTATGTCAAAAGCAATACAATATTGATTCAAATCCCTCATTAACAAACTAAAACTATTGGCGAAATTAAAGCTAGTGCATTAAGTTTCCAAtcagaaaaataaataacttgAGTACTTCCAAAATTGTTAAATTTCTTTTACTATTCAGAGTCAATTTCCATTTCCCACTTCGCAAATGATGACGGTGaaattttaaagatttaaaaggTTATAAATGCAGTCAACCACATGAGAATCAAATCTTCATTAAAAATCCCTAAACACTCCATGATAACTTGCTATGAAGGAAAGACCAAAGATGGAAAGGTATTAAAAGAAACCTTACCTCGCCTGGATGAATAATAGTTTTATACTTTTTCACAAAGGGAGATCGTGCTTCTTCGTTGAACTGTAACAAAACCATATCAAAGCAATCTAGTAAACAAGATAGAACGACACTGATACAAGAtggcaataaaaaaaataataataataaaaaaaaagagacaaTACTATTTTTTCATCATGACATCACCTGAGATATGTGTTCTGCAGCAGCAACCCTAGGTTTGACAACTTCACAGTTTGCTATAACTAGTGTGTTTGGAACACTGCCATCAGTCTGTGTGAAGAAACAACCATAAATAACCAAAAGAGACCAGCATAAAGCAAAGTGACAAGGATGCACTACTAAAATGAgacaaattattattaaaattcactcttgaaaaGTTGCAAGCAACCACTCCTAGAAGTCGTCTTGGGTAGTATTAAAGCTTTGAAAGTTTAACACAATGATACAAGAAACTCACAGTTCCAAATACCTATAATCAACAATCTTTCCAAAAAAACGCAAAATGAATCATTTATTTCCCAACGAAGAAACTAACAATATAAGTTATATAACCTCAAAGATTAATAAATCCAATAAAAGTTACTTATTTCCAAAGTCAATAAAAGTGTCCCCAAATCAGTCTAAAAAACCATATAAACTTtttcttaaagaaaaaaaaaaaaaaaactgggtAAGCGTGGAAGATCATCTTTTTACCTGTTCAGAAAGATAAAGACGCTGGCGGTTCTTGTAAGTGGCTTGCTCTAGTTGCGGACCCCATCTATCAATATCAAAACCAAAAGACACATTTGAAGTTTAAACCCATGAGCACATAATAAGTACATAGCCCGCATCTAAATGCTAAAAAAGGTCTGCATACCCACAAGAAACAACTTTTTGAATTGACAGAATCTTAGAATAGACATAAACCCAGATTTTCCAGTAAACCAAACAGCTTAAACCTTTAAACTTAACAAAAGCAACGAGTAAAAAACCCTAAAGCACAAATGATATAAGAAaagacaacaacaacaacaacaacaaggcTTATAATCTACATTTCATCGTTTATTTCCTGACATCTTCCATTGTCCACATTTTCCCGACTTCCAAACAAACTACATTGCAATCTCGagttaaagaaaaaagaaaaaaaaaaggtgggGATGGATGGAGAGTACGAACCGGCAAGAGAGAGAAGGCCAAACGAGATTGTGATTGGCGAGCCAGTCGTATAGAACTGGGACCAAAGATTTCCACTGGGTGTACCTCTCCTCCACCGATGCCTCGGTTCCTTTCCCTCTCTCCCTCATCTCCGTCGAGTTTCAAAATCAGTGAGTCGGATCAAGCGGGTTTCTTCTAGTTCCCTTGTGGTTGGTGGGATTTCTCTTCGAGTTTTCCCGCCACTTTGGGTAGATGCTTTGGTTGCTCGAGTGAGGACTCGTGGGTTTTCGTGTCTCCCGGGTCCTCACTCTGGTCTTTGTACAATGTACTCACTTCTTCTCCCTACCCTCGTCAAACTGtaataaaaattatttgtaaAAGCTGTGATTTTTTTCAGATTGCTAATTCGGCTCCAATCCAATTACGTGTCCCGAGTTTATATAGGGTTAACTAGGTTGTTTCCGtacacatttattttatttttaaatcaataCTTTTCAAAATCtggtattttttaaatttatacattaaattaagtatttttgaaatATCTATTGTTTATATGGGTTGTTTGGTGCTAGGTTTAGATTTGTGAGAGTATAGTTAAAAGTAATGTACATTAAACTCAAATCAAACTAAAAAGTTAGACCCACGTAGAAACAAGTTTCtaagttattaaaaataaatttaacaaaCATAAATTAGATTTGACATTTTTATTCCCACCAAATCAAACTCTCGTACTAAACACCTCatgatttaatttttatataaacttaaataaataattaatgatTTTGTTGAAAAATTAATTAGTGGTAATAATTGCCACAATTTTAATATTTCttgatttataaaattatttaagaTAAACTAGTCAAATCTTTTTTAAGAGCATCTCTAACTCATACGATCATAACATAACAACTCATATTTTAGTTAAATATGCTCTTATGCTTGAATGTCTATGCTAATTTCTCGTGTTATTCACTTTTATTCTTGGGTGGCATTTGCTTCAATAGAATGGAATCAAAATGGTAATATAAATAAACTAATAACAGTAGTGTGAATTGATAATAATGTTTGGTTTATTTATGAGGTGAATATTagaatcataattatttttattttgtttgttttagtgTAGAAATGAAATTAATTAATGGTGTATTGTAAAAAATgtccatattttaattttttatttatatattttaaaatattgaaaactTAGAAAATGAAAGATAGAACAATCATTTCACTTACCATTTATTGTGCCTTGATAATGGAAATCTCATTCCCATAAATTCACAGTTGAAATAATAAAACTCACATATGGTGAAATTAGGATTACTATGGAAATGCTTTCCATAGGTTTCACAaaccaaataaaggaataagAGCATCTTTGGTTTGTTGGAATGAGATAGGGGATTACTATTCCTATTTCCTATGTTTCGTTTAGACTTTTACACCTAGGAGTCAATTCCATAGGAACGGGTGATTCCTACACTTGGTGACTTTTATTCCATTGGTGAACTTGTAGAAAGTTTTGGAATAGAAGTTTATttttgaataataataaaaataacaaccataatcataattttgtcatttcttttttcttcccaaattaataaattaaaaaaattaattgatatttcTTATACGATATTAATGTTCATTCCACATCAAACCAAACATAGTTATCAATTCTTATTCTATTccattactattattattactattccTATTCCTAATACTATTACAATTTCATTCCACCAAACCAAATGTCACATAAGAATTTGTGTTCCATTCTATTTGTATTCCATCAAACCAAACATGCTCTTAATGTAATTCAATCACTTAAAAAAATCCTTACTCCACAAAAAGTTGTATgtattgattatttaattaagttTGTTTAAAAGgaaaactattatttttcaaTCATAAAAAAATACATTATAACTATTTGCAAAATTTAACTTAAATATTATTGAAAGTAACAAACCAAGTAGACTTCATTAATTAGAGTGTGTTTGGAAAGCTACCCTGTAATTAAAATTTGATGTAATTCAAAATAATTACTCAACTTAACGTGTTTGTGTGACTAtgcaattgcatataaattatgTAATTGAATGTAGTTGAGAGGTCTCAATTACATTCTCCAATTCTCGTAGCCCCTATAGAATTTGGTATAATTACATTGTGTAATTACTAATTACTATCAATCttaaatagtatttattacataatattatttttctgtGTAATTACTAATATTATTTTGCTAAACATTACAATATGAATTCATAAGTAATTACCACTTGACATACAAACaaaccttgtattttaaaatataatgtaatTAATATCATAGTAATTACACGGCCTAATAATTACACAGTTGTTCCCAAATACACTTTTAGTTATTTTAGTTGTCTTTTTCTTATTCTCCTTCTAAAAACAAAATTAACGAATCTCGACTTCAATAAGAtggtgaaaataaataattattttactcTAAAACAAAGAGTAATACTAAACGCATTCACGAATCACGTATAATAATATGTTATTAGTTGTAATTACATAATTCAAAATAATAGAATCTTCATATTAAAATATGGTTAATGCAAGGCATATATTATGTGTTACTCCAGATATATTATTTGACATTTGTTAATAGAGACTATCCTACTCAATActaatgtttgtattattttggactctatgttttgtCCAATTACTTATGTTGGGTCGtgtattttaacaaattattttttggacattgtgttttacaaaatggttcaaatagacctctaaatctgattcaaatgaaaaataaataaatataataacacAGTTGTTAGGCTTCTAAATAGCTGTGATTTTGTTTTAAGTTGTTAGTTTtgtgaattatttatgattttagttttaGAAACTTTGACAAAAATTGAGTTTAAGGATCTGTTTGAACCATTTTACGAAAACACAAtgtcaaaaaattaatttattaaaacacaTAGTCCAAACAAGTAATATGGCAAAACACAAGGTTAACAAACGTGTAAAATGTCAAATTCTTAAAGACGGGATAATAacgtgtttttaaaaaaaaaatagtgatgGTGATGCTTTTTCACTAATGGATTCACATGTTAATTTTTTACATAGAATTTTATCTTTGGCTTGTAAATCCCGTTTTATAAAGTTTAGTCTATCTCTCAACTCGCATTTAATtagtgttctccattccatttATGGTTCCATcacgaatttttatacaaaaaaaattgatgaagatTGGCACTTTATAAGAAATAATTAATTCAAGACAAACAAAATATATGTTTGAAAATTTTacataattaatttttcaaaacatTAAAATTCTTCACGTTTTtagtttattgaagaaaaatgaactacaaataatttgtaataatgatgtatttaaaaaaaaaatcaaaatttataaaatccTATAACCTTCCATGTAAATTTATAACTTTAATAGTTGATATCTaagaagtttgaatttttttcgaaaaaataataaaaccctATAATTCAATTTTGAATTTTACATTGGGAGAAAAATATGAcaatttgtttgtaaaaataaagaaaaaaaataattaagaatcTTAAATGAAACACTttataatatcttgagtttttttaTCAAACAATTGCAAAAAATTTGTTCTTGTATGTTTTTACTAAACAAATTTTTCAAGAGAAATTAGatttactcattttttttaatttcaaaccctacataacaaataaaaatattttggaatatttatgaaaaaaaaaatacgtgtgaattttgaaatttaaaattggagaaatagatgataagtagtttgaaaaaataaaaataaaaacacataaatGATTGAAAATCTTACATGAAACACTTTAAAAAACCTAAAGCTTTTTCATTAAACACTTACAAAAAAATTGTTCATGTGGGTTTTTGCAAAACAAGTTATTAAAGAGAAATAATATTTACTCATCTATGTGAATTTTATATCCAacataacaaataaaaataagttataatttttttgaaaaaaaaagatctaatagtgaatttcgaaatataaaatttgagaaatatttaataatttattagtaAAAACAAAGAAAGCACCAAGATGATTGAAAATCTTACAAGAAACACTATGaaaatctagagctttttcatctaacacttacaaaaaaaaattgttcatgtGGGTTTTTGCAAAGCAAGTTATTAAAGAGAAATAAAATTTACTCTTCTATGTGAATTTCATATCCTACATAATTGTAAAGTCCTTTattggctaaactttaatttagataaaatattttaaaatgtttaaagaaaattagtagcatatctccatattgattttcggttTAATTAGCAATATTTTtagctgattttgtaatgtgaaaatatctttaagtgtgaatatatttgttgccttatttatcacaaataattaatttttggtaaaaatatattgtgcaaatatcttgagattattttcagtgattatgtgtgattatgtCTATTATGGAATAAAaaaggtgtcgaaaatgaacatggtcaaaataaatgaccatgttcgttctgccagataaaactgattaTGTTGTTGACTCATcaatttccttttctgtcgacacaaaatttatctggctggctgatttcctaaatcaaagaaattcgcaaattgatttcaaagatatcagaaaatgatggcctttgatgatttccctgcctataaatatCCTGCCAAGGTCTTTAGAATTTTCACCTCTtctattttgaatatttgtaaacattatgttattttgaagagtgtctttatttgtagagattaagtttgttcaccttaatctctGTGAGAGTACTGAGTGTATTTGTGGATAtttatctagtccattgtaaacagatagtgtctattgtgaacgtgttcataaggatcttcagaagaggattctatctaagtctcacttcgggaggaagtgtgcactcgctattctttgaagggagttcaagagaatcagcgtttcatcaaatcagattcgtagagaagagtacaacaagattgcggcaatagtttaagagggagtcttacattatttaagtcaatgcttttatACATATTGTttatttactaattggtttattctctgggcgtggccccaaggagtaggttattcgaaagggtttctgaaccttgtaaaaattcggtgtgttctttattgttttgcactgtctatttattgtgttcaatttctgtcgtgacaagttcggattatGTCCCGACATAACTGCTATCTTTGTAAACAGTTAATTAgcattccgcattttaattaattcacatggtttaattaatttggtaattactaaaaacataatttcaataacaaataaaaataagttagaatttttttgaaaaaaaacaaaatctcttatagtgaatttcaaaatataaaatttgagaaatatatgataatttatttgtaaaaataaaaaaaacacaaaaatgattgaaaaaTCTGACAAGAAACACTATGAAAAATTTAAAGTTTTTTCATCAAACattgtaaaaataaattgttCTTATGAGTTTTTTCTAAACAAGATTTTCAAAAGAAATAAGATTACTTATCTAGGTGAATTTCAAATTATACATAACAAAATAAGTTTgaatctttttgaaaaaaaaaaactcctatagtgatttaaaaaaattgtataaaCTTTTAAATCTTTCTTGAAAACACTTTAAAAAATTAAAGCTTCTTTAGTAAACAAGTTTTTTAAGATGagtaaattttttataaaaaaatatataatatatacaaaTTTCTAAAATAAACATCATTAATTAACCAACTAATTGGAAAATAAGAGTCATTAATGTATGAGGAATAGATCTAGAAAGAACATGGAATGGAAGAAATGGAGAAGGAATGAGATATTAAATCTTAGAGTGaattttaatttatgattttttaattatttaattaaattaaaaaaatgactGCCATGTGAGCATGTAGTCTATTACCaagtttgaaaaattaaaaaataacattaaTTAACATCTTTAAATGCGGATTATTGAATCTTAATACAATGACTATTAATTGACAACCCATTTATGAGAAAAAACTCAATCATCGTTaaaatccatatatatatatatatatatataactaaaatcACTATCTATACAATAAGTCACCAACAAGTTGCCCATCTATTAGGTATTTATTGCATTAATATTTTGTTGTTCAAATACAAAAGCAATGTAAGCCTTTAGATTAAGATCTAAGGGTCATAAACAAATCATTCTAGGTAGGGATTTATTTTCATCACTACTATAAAaggactatatatatatacaaattaattttaaaaattatatattttttatcttatTTGTTTCTCCCTTTTATTGGCACCTTAATTAAAGTACATATATACTCAAAATATTCCATTTC
This genomic interval from Humulus lupulus chromosome 8, drHumLupu1.1, whole genome shotgun sequence contains the following:
- the LOC133794466 gene encoding WD-40 repeat-containing protein MSI4-like, yielding MRERGKGTEASVEERYTQWKSLVPVLYDWLANHNLVWPSLSCRWGPQLEQATYKNRQRLYLSEQTDGSVPNTLVIANCEVVKPRVAAAEHISQFNEEARSPFVKKYKTIIHPGEVNRIRELPQNSKIVATHTDSPDVFIWDVEAQPNRHAVLGASNSRPDLLLTGHQDNAEFALAMCPTEPFVLSGGKDKSVVLWSIHDHISTLGSDSVATKSPGSGGTNAKHGSKAGGSNYKPTDSPSIGPRGVYLGHDDTVEDVQFCPSSPQEFCSVGDDCCLILWDARSGSTPSVKVEKAHDADLHCVDWNPHDVNLILTGSADNTIRMFDRRNLTSGGVGSPVHKFEGHNAAVLCVQWSPDKSSVFGSSAEDGILNIWDHEKIGKKQNSAGSKLPNAPAGLFFRHAGHRDKVVDFHWNVSDPWTIVSVSDDCESTGGGGTLQIWRMIDLIYRPEEEVLAELDQFKSHILTCAS